In Oncorhynchus mykiss isolate Arlee chromosome 32, USDA_OmykA_1.1, whole genome shotgun sequence, the DNA window GGGCTGACACATCCAAGTCAAGATCAACCTGACCCCAGTTTGTTCTTTTACTCTTCAACCCATTACGGAGTCCTGTTATTGTAGACCATCTGAAAGTGGACAACCACATCCACCGGGTAGTCATCTTGCAGACATCCTGGTAGTTCTCTTTCACTGAGACTCAATGAAAAAGGACACTTTAAACAGTGTATCTGAAAGAGTATGCAGAATAACTACATGAGTTTATTACATTCGGTGAGggtaattacagtgccttcagaaagtattcacacccctagactttttccacatttcattgTGTttcagactgaatttaaaatggattaaattgagattgtgtcactcaacacccaataatgtcaaataggaattgtttttagaaatgtttacaaattaatgaaAAATTAAAAGCTGATATGTCTTGagccaataagtattcaacccttttgtgaTCACAAGTCTTAACTtcagaagtaaaaatgtgcttaacaagtcacataataacttgcatggactctgtgcgcaatatgtaaggtccctcagtcgtgctgggaatttcaagcacagattcaaccacaaagtccagggagattttccaatgcctcgcaaagaagggcactgaTTGGTAgattggttaaaaaaaaacagaaattaaatatccctttgagcatggtgcagttattaacTACACTTGGATGGTGTATCGAtccacccagtcactacaaagatagacgtccttcctaactcagtcgccaaagaggaaggaaaccactcagggatttcaccatgaggccaatggtgactttaaaacagttaagagtttaatggctgtgataggagataactgaggatggatcagcaacattgtagttactccacaatactaacataaatgacagtgaaaagaaggaagcctgtacataatacaaaacatgcatcctgtttgcaataaggcactaaagtaatactgcaaaaactgTGGCGAAGAAATTatatttttgtcctgaatagaaagcgttgtattggatttgccccaaacaacataacacatcagtgagtaccactctccatattttcaagcatggtggtggctgcatcatgttatgatatgcttgtcatcggcaaggactaggaagGTTTTTGGGGGATAAAAAgaaagagctaagcacaggcaaaatcctagatgtaaaaaaaattccaacagacactgggagacaaattcccctttcagaaggacaataccctaaaacacaaggccaaatatacactggagttacttaccaagatgacattgaatgttccgagtggcctaattacagttttgactaaaattggcttgaaaatctatgacaagacttgaaaatgactatctagcaatgatcaacaaccacctaggatcaagagagacgctcaagtgttttagtactttatctcttgacacaatgatgaaaataatcatggcctctaaaccttcaagccgcatactggaccctattccaactaaactactgaaagagctgcttcctgtgcttggccctcctatgttgaacataataaaacggctctctatccaccggatgtgtaccaaactcactaaaagtggcagtaataaagcctctcttgaaaaagcaaaaccttgacccagaaaatatttttttttaactatcggcctatatcgaatcttccattcctctcaaaaattttagaaaaggctgttgcgcagcaactcactgccttcccgaagacaaacaatgtatacgaaatgcttcagtctggttttagaccccatcatagcactgagactgcacttgtgaaggtggtaaatgacattttaatggcatcagaccgatgctctgcatctgtcctcgtgctcctagaccttagtgctgcttttgataccattgatcaccacattcttttggagagattggaaacccaaattggtctacacggacgagttctggcctggtttagatcttatctgtcggaaagatatcagtttgtctctgtgaatggtttgtctgacaaatcaactgtaaatttaggtgttcctcaaggttccgttttaggaccattattgttttcactatatattttacctcttggggatgtcattcgaaaacataatgttaactttcactgctatgcagagacttacccataaagactcacatctgcaatcgctgccaaagatgattataaaatgtattgaaaCAGGGGGTCTAATACTTATCTAAtgaagatatattagtgtttaatTTTCTATaaagtatttttatttcattttataatttatttgtctttgacagagtattttgtgtagaccgTTGACAAAAAAAGTacaattacatacatttttatcccACATTGTATCACAACAAAATTTATAAAAAGGTCAAGatgtgtgaatacttcctgaaagcactgtatatacagaAAATAGAGCACCATTGATAGGTTTACCTGATATGCTCTCCTCTCCACTGGGTGTTTCCAGGGACTCCCATCTCTTGGGAGCAGTTTGCAGAAGGGAGAGGTCATCAGCCCTCAGTGTCAGCAGCAAGTTCTTTCTTCTCAGAAACCTGTACATGTAGATGAGGAAAACTATCTTTCTCACACAAATCAACAATAGGACCTTTTCCAAATGGTAGATTTCAAAATGTGTAATGCCACACACTGAATTGATGCGTTTCAGCTCCAAGCCTTCCTCAGCAGTATGCAGTCGAGAGGCATGCCCACAATAGATCACACACAATGAAAATGTATTGCGCACCCCTAGTACTGGTACATTAATACAGTGACATAGGAAAGGATACTGTTGACGATAGTAACGCTCCGCATCCTGAAGCCACTCCAACATGTCAGCGATGGATGGAGCGACTGCAGATCTATGGGTGCAGGTAGCTAGGTCAAGGCTGCCTATATTCTGCTCATACAACTGGAACGCACCAGACACCTGATTACTGATAGCATCTCGCACAGACTGGAGAGAACACCTGTAAGAAATATGAGAGTCATTTTTGGTTTCAAAAATGTGTTCAAGCTTTCTCTGCACTATTTTAAAGAGTTTATGGAGTGAGCTACCATTTATCTTACATTTTGTCAGTGAGTTTTCCCAAAACTATGTCCACTGCCTGTATGAGCTTGAAGTGAAGACGCTGGTGCAGATCAGGAAAGGTGTGAAGAGGGGTGTTGGCGATTTGGACCTTTTGAAACGCCCTCAACTGCTCTTCGAGGTTTCCAAGTGAAACCATTAAAGGCTTGCATTCAGCCAAAACTGAATTCCATATTTTCTGATTGTTCTCCAAgatttgaaaacatttttttaatgtttggTAAATCGAAAATAACACAGACTTCGACATTTGGCTAGCTAGTTTAGTTAACACACCTACAACTCAGAACAGCGAAAGCCATGTGGCTGGTGAAAAAAGACAACGAAATTATTTGCTGGAATAAATCTGATACACAgcgaaataaataaaacattcaaCTTAATCTAAAAACGGACGATGCCCTTCAAAAATGACTGTCACTTAAATTTTCCAGTCAACATTTGTACCTCCTCACGTTAATTTTATTACATTTCCGGTCAAGTGATCTAAACATGGACGTTCTTCGAAATGATAGGTTAAAAATGGTTCCAAAATGACGTCAAGGTAAAGCGTATCCTTATTGGCTGATCTCTGACACATTCTGCGTCTGCGTGGACATTTTAAAATTTATCCAGCTGGAAAGAGAGGGAGCAGCAGAATTGCGTTTCTAACTAGGAAAGAAAAAAATACCGTCACCGGGTAAATCATAATGAAATTAAATATGTCAAACAGTTAACCTCAATGTTTAGAATACCAATGCATTTTATGTATTTCAAATCTGAAGTGAAACAGGGACTTTTGAAACGGAGCAGTTTCAATCTGGCTAAATCATGTAAAGTTAGCTAGCTCATGATGCCTGAATAGTTAAagggctagctaacattagttacTACTAGCAACATTTTAGCAGCTTGACTATCCCAAGCACCAATTTACTGTTGGTACCAATGCACAGAGTCACAATGGGACGACCAAAGAAGACGACCAAACAACGTAAAAACCCCAAGTTGGACAAATTGGAGGCTTTTCTCGAAGATTTTGACAGTGAGGGTATGGACCAAAGACAAAGAGCATGTATATGCAAGTTAGCTGTTAGCCATTATGTGAATGTTAACGTGGGGTTGGAGAAGTTATACTAACGTTTTTATTTTCAGTGAAAACTGTAGTTGAAAGGCTGAAGGAGAGGACAAACAGCCTCCTGAAAGATGCAGACAACTTCTTCAACATGGCTGTGATCAAGCTGCCTAAAGCAGTGAGGCAGATGAACTGGCTTGAGCATTGTGGTAAGTTAGGTGAAGACTCATGCACCTGATGACAACCACATGGGAAAGGTTGGTTAGAGATACTTTTTTTGTgtgtcacgcacacacacacacacacatacagttgaagtcggaagtttacatacaccttagccaaaaaacatttaaactcagtttttcacaatacctgacatttaatcttggtaaaaagtccctgtcttaggtcagttaggatcaccactttattttaagaatgtgaaatgtcagaataatagtagagtgatttatttacaatgttctttctttctttcacattcccagtgggtcagaagtttacatacactcaattagtatttggtagcattgactttaaattgtttaacttgggtcaaatgtttctggtagccttccacaagcttcccacaataagttgacagagctggtctataggattgaggccactccaatactttgactttgttgtccttaagccattttgccacaactttggaagtatgcttggggtcattgtccacttggaacacccatttgcgaccaagctttaacttcctgactgatgtcttgagatgttgcttcaatatatccacatcattgtccttcctcatgttgccatctattttgtgaagtgcaccagtccctcctgcagcaaagcacccccacaacatgatgctgccacccccatgcttcacggttgggatggtgttcttcggcttgcaagcttccccctttttcctacaaacataacaatggttattatggccaaacagtaatatttttgtttcatcagaccagaggacatttctccaaaaagtacaatctttgtcccatgtgcag includes these proteins:
- the c19h1orf109 gene encoding uncharacterized protein C1orf109 homolog; this encodes MSKSVLFSIYQTLKKCFQILENNQKIWNSVLAECKPLMVSLGNLEEQLRAFQKVQIANTPLHTFPDLHQRLHFKLIQAVDIVLGKLTDKMCSLQSVRDAISNQVSGAFQLYEQNIGSLDLATCTHRSAVAPSIADMLEWLQDAERYYRQQFLRRKNLLLTLRADDLSLLQTAPKRWESLETPSGEESISDTLFKVSFFIESQ